One Bufo gargarizans isolate SCDJY-AF-19 chromosome 4, ASM1485885v1, whole genome shotgun sequence DNA window includes the following coding sequences:
- the LOC122933992 gene encoding G-protein coupled receptor 87-like isoform X3: MVLNVSSVFWNTASTNMDADLHVISPEFIKDGFLSNITSHGGNATTLTELLRIIFPVVYLIIFLGSVMLNGLAVWIFFQIRSKTSFIVYLKNIMGADLLMTASYPFKIIQTSGIAPWNFNVYLCRYTSVLFYTSMYISIAFLGLISIDRYLKVVKPFGSSKMYSIKFTKMVSTGVWLLMSALALPNVILTNGKPTRDNVNDCMKLKTPFGVQWHTAISYIDMFIFFTVMIMLIACYISISRHIRKSSKPFVSCSSRTRRHNQSIRVVVAVFFTCFLPYHLCELPFLFSQLDSISEQQIYTILLYCKEGTLILAACNVCLDPIIYFFMCRSFSHRLFNRSSIRSRSESIRSLQSVKKSEVRIYCDYTEKEPCCTL; encoded by the exons AATTCATAAAGGATGGCTTTCTCAGTAACATCACAAGCCATGGAGGAAATGCCACAACTCTCACAGAACTACTCAGGATCATCTTTCCTGTGGTATATCTCATCATTTTTCTTGGAAGCGTCATGCTCAATGGTCTTGCTGTCTGGATTTTCTTCCAAATCAGAAGCAAAACAAGTTTCATTGTGTATCTCAAGAACATTATGGGTGCCGACCTCCTCATGACAGCATCCTACCCATTTAAAATCATACAGACTTCTGGGATTGCACCATGGAATTTCAACGTCTACCTCTGTCGGTACACCAGCGTCTTGTTCTACACCAGCATGTACATCAGTATTGCCTTTCTCGGACTAATTAGCATTGATAGATATCTGAAAGTGGTGAAGCCTTTTGGTAGTTCAAAAATGTACAGCATTAAGTTCACAAAGATGGTGTCTACGGGCGTTTGGCTACTCATGTCCGCGCTTGCCTTGCCGAATGTCATCTTGACAAATGGCAAACCAACTAGAGACAATGTCAATGACTGCATGAAACTCAAGACCCCTTTTGGAGTTCAGTGGCATACAGCTATTTCTTACATTGATATGTTCATATTTTTTACTGTGATGATTATGCTGATTGCATGTTACATTTCAATATCCCGACATATACGGAAATCTAGCAAACCCTTTGTCAGTTGCTCCAGTCGGACAAGAAGACATAACCAGAGTATACGTGTAGTCGTGGCCGTATTCTTCACCTGTTTTTTGCCCTATCATCTATGTGAGTTGCCTTTCCTGTTCAGCCAACTGGACTCAATCTCCGAGCAGCAAATCTATACCATTCTGCTATACTGCAAGGAAGGCACGCTGATTCTCGCTGCCTGCAATGTTTGCTTGGATCCCATTATCTATTTCTTCATGTGCAGATCATTTTCTCACAGACTGTTCAACAGATCCAGTATTAGATCTAGAAGCGAAAGCATAAGATCCCTGCAAAGTGTGAAGAAGTCCGAAGTGCGGATATACTGTGATTATACCGAG AAGGAACCATGCTGCACTCTCTGA